A region of the Pseudomonas silesiensis genome:
CGGCGAGTTTGCGACGCAGGGCGCGCAAGGCTTCCCACTGTTCGCGCTCTTCGCCGCGAACCAGCTGGCTCGCCTGGCTCTTGCTGCTTTTGGCTGTGGTTTGCGGCTTGAGGTCGCGGCGCAGTTCCAGGGCCACTTCGCCCTTGAGCAATGGCCGGCAACTGTCACTGAGGCGCAAGCCGCCGTACCCTTCGAGGTCGATATCGGCCAGGCCGCGGGCAACCAGCTGACGGAACAGGGAGCGCCACTCGCCTTCGGCCATTGCCTTGCCGACACCGTAGACCGACAGGTGCTGATGACCGATGCTGCGGATCTTTTCGTTGTCCTTGCCCAGCAGTACGTCCACCAGATGCCCGACGCCATAACGCTGGCCGGTGCGGTAGATCGCCGAGAGCGCCTGGCGGGCCGGCTCGGTGGCGTCCCAGGTCTGCACGCCGTCGACGCAGTTGTCGCAATGGCCGCAGGGTTCGGGCATGTCTTCGTCGAAATAAGCCAGCAGCGTCTGGCGGCGGCAACGGGTTTCTTCGCAGAGCGAGAGCATGGCGTCGAGCTTGTGCTGCTCCAGACGCTTGTGGCGTTCGTCGCCCTCGGAGTTCTGCAACATCTGCTTGAGCATCACCACGTCTTGCAGGCCGTAGGCCATCCAGGCATCCGCTGGCAGGCCGTCACGGCCGCCGCGACCGGTTTCCTGGTAATAAGCTTCAAGGGATTTGGGCAAATCGAGGTGAGCGACGAAGCGCACGTTGGGTTTATCGATGCCCATGCCGAATGCCACGGTGGCGACCATGATCAGGCCTTCCTCGTTGAGGAAGCGTTTCTGGTGGTGGGCCCGGGTCTCGTTGGCCAGGCCGGCGTGATAGGGCAGCGCCGGGAACCCTTGTTCGCTGAGAAACACCGCAACCTCATCGACTTTCTTGCGCGACAGGCAATAGACGATGCCCGCATCGCTGCGCCGTTCGGCCAGGAACGCCAGCAATTGCTTGCGCGGCTGCTCCTTGGGCACGATGCGGTAGAAAATGTTCGGGCGATCGAAGCTCGAGAGGAAACGCTCGGCGTCCTGCAGATGCAGGCGATCGACGATTTCTTCCCGGGTGCGCTTGTCGGCGGTAGCGGTCAGGGCAATGCGCGGTACATGGGGAAACAGCTCCGCCAGCTGGCCCAGTTGCAGGTATTCACGGCGGAAGTCGTGGCCCCATTGGGAGACGCAATGCGCTTCATCAATGGCGAACAGGGCGATTTCAAGGCTTTGCAGGAACGCCAGCATGCGCGGCTGAACCAGGCGCTCGGGCGCGAGATACAGCATCTTCACTTCACCGCGCTTGATCCGGGCGGCCAGGTCCCGTTGCTGCTCGGCGCTCAGCGTGGAATTCAGTGCCGCCGCGGCAACACCCAGTTCTTCGAGGGTCGCGACCTGATCGTCCATCAGCGCGATCAGCGGCGAGACCACCACCGCCAGACCTTCGCGCAGCAGTGCCGGCACCTGGAAGCACAGGGACTTGCCGCCACCGGTAGGCATCAGCACCAGGGCGTCGCCGCCGCTGGCCACGCGCTCAATGATTGCACCCTGGCGGCCACGGAAACTGTCGTAGCCGAAGATGTCCTTGAGGACGCGTTGAGCCTGTTCGAGCATAAAAACTCCAGAAATCACCAAAAACATCCCTGCAAGACTGGTTCAGAACCACGCAGGCTGCACTGACGAATAGTAAGTGCACATTGCATGACGCTTCACATCTCAGCCGTGGCGCCAGCAGGGCATCACAAAACGCGCGAGTATACCCGAGCACAGTCCGGCGAAGGGCACCGCTGAGAAGACATACGAATGCCAATGCCATGCAAAACCTGTGGGAGCGAGCCTGCTCCGGGCGGCGTTCCGACGATAGCGGTGGGCCAGTCAATATTGATGTTGAATGTAACGCCGCCATCGCGAGCAAGCTCGCTCCCACAGGGAATGCGGTGTTCTGAGGCTTCAAATATGCCGCGCGGCTGGCCCAAGCGCTCAAGAAGGCCTAGAATTCCCGCATCTGTTTAATTCCCCAAGGTAGCCCTTTAATGTCCTTCGCTGAGCAACTAACCCGTTTGCAAGTCTTCCTCGACGCCGACGAACTGCATGACGAGGCGCTGGACTACGTGGCCGCCCACGGCTACCTCACCGCGCTGTCGATTTGCTCCGAAAGCGTTCCGGACCGTGAATGGATCGACGCGCTCTTCGCCGAAGAGCCGCATTACGCCGACGACACCGAGCGTGAAGCGATCGAATCCACCCTGCTGGCCCTCAAGGCTCATATCGCTCGCCAACTGGCGTCCGATGAAGAGTTCGAGCTGCCCTGCGACCTGGACCTGGGCGAAGAGCCGGATGATTCCGACCTGCGCGGCTGGTGCATCGGTTTCATGGAAGGCGTGTTCCTGCGCGAAGCGGCCTGGTTCGAAACCGCCGAAGACGAAGTCAGCGAAATGCTGCTGCCGATCATGGTCGGTTCGGGTCTGTTCGACGAACAGCCTGAGTTCGAAGACATCGCCAAAGACGCCAACCTGATGGACGACATGATCGTGCAGATCCCGGAAGCCCTGACCGCGCTGTACCTGCTGTGCCAGGCGCCAGACGAAAAACCGGCGATCCTCAAGCCTCGTCACCACTAAGGTTTTGCCTATGGACAACCCCATAGGCAACCGCTCCCTGATGTTGCGCTACGTACTGCTGGCCATCGGCTGGCTGAGCGTGGCGCTGGGGGTGATCGGAATTTTCCTGCCGGTGTTACCCACCACGCCCTTCCTGCTGCTGGCGGCAGCCTGCTTCGCCCGCAGTTCCCCGCGTTTTTACCATTGGCTGGTGGAGCACCCGCGGCTTGGGCCCTGGATTCGCAACTACCTCGACGGCAATGGCATCCCGCTCAAGGGCAAGGTCTATGCCATCGGATTGATGTGGGCGAGCATCCTGCTCTCCTGCTACCTGGTGCCCCTGCCTTGGGCTCGCGCGTTCATGCTGACCAGTGCGGTGCTGGTGACCGTTTATATCCTCCGGCAGAAAACCTTGCACAAACCCTGAAACATTCCAGTGCTCGCAGTCGACCCCCATCGCCTTTGGCACGGGCTTATCTCGTGTCGGGAATGGGGGGGGGTAGATAACGTCAAACACGCCGAGAATATTCTATACATCAACTGAAGATGCCGCCCGTCGTACCTGTCATTTATGACAGTAGGCAAACACATTATGATAAGCGTTGAATCCCTCCGATGGCCTCTGAACTAAAAAAATTTCCGGCCAA
Encoded here:
- the recQ gene encoding DNA helicase RecQ, with translation MLEQAQRVLKDIFGYDSFRGRQGAIIERVASGGDALVLMPTGGGKSLCFQVPALLREGLAVVVSPLIALMDDQVATLEELGVAAAALNSTLSAEQQRDLAARIKRGEVKMLYLAPERLVQPRMLAFLQSLEIALFAIDEAHCVSQWGHDFRREYLQLGQLAELFPHVPRIALTATADKRTREEIVDRLHLQDAERFLSSFDRPNIFYRIVPKEQPRKQLLAFLAERRSDAGIVYCLSRKKVDEVAVFLSEQGFPALPYHAGLANETRAHHQKRFLNEEGLIMVATVAFGMGIDKPNVRFVAHLDLPKSLEAYYQETGRGGRDGLPADAWMAYGLQDVVMLKQMLQNSEGDERHKRLEQHKLDAMLSLCEETRCRRQTLLAYFDEDMPEPCGHCDNCVDGVQTWDATEPARQALSAIYRTGQRYGVGHLVDVLLGKDNEKIRSIGHQHLSVYGVGKAMAEGEWRSLFRQLVARGLADIDLEGYGGLRLSDSCRPLLKGEVALELRRDLKPQTTAKSSKSQASQLVRGEEREQWEALRALRRKLAEEHGVPPYVIFPDSTLLEMLRSQPTSLAEMATVSGVGARKLERYGQAFLEVLGGRAEAPTVVADVRHELITLARAGMTPLQIAGQLQCSEKNVYAMLAEAIGKQQLSLEQALDLPEDLMGEVQDAFLDGEGELPPVSEIAALFAGRVPEGVLYCVRAALQSEFEI
- a CDS encoding YecA family protein is translated as MSFAEQLTRLQVFLDADELHDEALDYVAAHGYLTALSICSESVPDREWIDALFAEEPHYADDTEREAIESTLLALKAHIARQLASDEEFELPCDLDLGEEPDDSDLRGWCIGFMEGVFLREAAWFETAEDEVSEMLLPIMVGSGLFDEQPEFEDIAKDANLMDDMIVQIPEALTALYLLCQAPDEKPAILKPRHH
- a CDS encoding YbaN family protein; amino-acid sequence: MDNPIGNRSLMLRYVLLAIGWLSVALGVIGIFLPVLPTTPFLLLAAACFARSSPRFYHWLVEHPRLGPWIRNYLDGNGIPLKGKVYAIGLMWASILLSCYLVPLPWARAFMLTSAVLVTVYILRQKTLHKP